A single Penaeus chinensis breed Huanghai No. 1 chromosome 7, ASM1920278v2, whole genome shotgun sequence DNA region contains:
- the LOC125026896 gene encoding tetratricopeptide repeat protein 30B-like encodes MMMLQNIQIRDGEYTKTIYTLIKEQRYSEAVQILNHILDAYPSMTSRAALSLLAYCYFYMQDFVNAANCYEHLTMLFPEVEDYRLYYAQSLYQALMNMDTKPTDGFEKMQFLLGQNPFPPETFGNLLLLYCKYEYYHLAADVLAENAHLTYKYLTPHLFDFLDALITQQTSPSEAYRKFDELGSRHIELLRKLTKVVQEARQNHDDDQVKNAVNEYEEVLERYIPVLMAQAKIYWDLENYSQVEKIFRKSVEFCNESDVWKLNVAHVLFMQENKFKEATGFYEPIVKKNYDNILNVSAIVLANLCVSYIMTSQNEEAEELMRKIEKEEEQLAYEDPDKKIYHLCIVNLVIGTLYCAKGNYEFGISRVIKSLEPYNKKLGTDTWYYAKRCFLSLIENLAKHMITVKDSVIQECIQFLEHCEVYGRNVKTLIEQPLEEMAMHPGKNTVTYESRLAKALLLQIQQM; translated from the exons atgatgatgctacaGAACATTCAGATTCGGGATGGAGAATACACTAAGACTATTTATACGCTG ATAAAGGAACAACGATATAGCGAAGCTGTGCAGATACTGAACCACATCCTAGATGCCTACCCAAGT ATGACG TCCCGGGCAGCTCTTTCCCTGCTTGCATACTGCTACTTTTACATGCAAGACTTTGTGAATGCGGCAAATTGCTATGAACACTTGACCATGCTGTTCCCCGAGGTCGAGGACTATAGGCTGTACTATGCGCAGTCTTTGTACCAG GCTCTCATGAACATGGACACGAAACCCACAGATGGCTTTGAGAAGATGCAGTTCCTCCTGGGTCAGAACCCCTTCCCTCCAGAGACCTTTGGCAACCTGCTGCTGCTCTACTGCAAGTATGAATATTACCACCTGGCGGCAGACGTCCTGGCTGAGAACGCGCACCTCACCTACAAGTACCTGACACCA CACCTCTTCGACTTCCTTGATGCCCTTATCACACAACAAACGTCACCTTCAGAGGCATACCGCAAATTTGATGAACTTGGCTCGCGGCATATTGAATTGCTACGGAAACTGACTAAGGTTGTGCAGGAAGCTCGCCAGAACCATGATGATGACCAGGTTAAAAATGCAGTGAATGAGTATGAAGAAGTCCTTGAAAG GTACATCCCTGTGCTCATGGCACAAGCAAAGATCTACTGGGATCTTGAGAACTACTCGCAGGTGGAGAAGATCTTCCGCAAGTCAGTGGAGTTCTGCAATGAGTCTGATGTATGGAAACTGAATGTTGCGCATGTGCTCTTCATGCAGGAAAACAAGTTCAAGGAAGCCACTGGGTTCTATGAGCCCATTGTCAAGAAGAACTATGATAAT ATCCTGAATGTGAGTGCCATAGTGCTAGCCAACCTGTGTGTGTCGTACATCATGACAAGCCAAAATGAAGAGGCTGAGGAGCTGATgcgaaagattgagaaagaagaggagcagCTGGCGTACGAGGACCCTGACAAGAAGATCTACCACTTGTGCATCGTTAACCTTGTTATAGG AACACTCTACTGTGCAAAAGGCAACTACGAGTTTGGCATTTCTAGGGTTATTAAGAGCCTAGAGCCCTACAATAAGAAACTTGGGACTGACACATG GTATTATGCTAAGAGATGTTTCCTGTCCCTCATTGAGAATTTAGCAAAGCACATGATAACTGTGAAGGATTCAGTCATccaggagtgcatacagttcttgGAACATTGTGAAG TCTATGGGCGAAATGTGAAGACGCTGATCGAGCAGCCACTGGAGGAGATGGCCATGCATCCAGGCAAGAACACTGTCACATATGAGTCGAGGCTTGCCAAGGCTCTCCTGCTCCAGATCCAGCAGATgtaa